The Desulfovibrio fairfieldensis sequence AGGATGGGAAAGGTGCATATGCACCACTTTAAGCCGGTCGCCGAACAGGCGGTAGAAAAAACTCACCCGTTGGTGGCAGCGGATGAAGAGTTTGGTCTCCGGGTCCGACGTCACGTAATAACAGCCGGACACAATACAGGATTCCTCATCCTCATAGGGCACCAGATACTCTTCCTGCTCCATGGTGAAGGTTACGTCCTTCTCCTGGTCCAGAAGCGCCTTGGCCTTATCCAGGCCGGTGACGAACTGGGAACGCAGGGGGCCGATCCACATCACGTTTTCCACAAGCTGGTCCCAGACGAATTCTTCGTCACGGACATAGTGACGGTTCATGATCTCGCTGGTCAGCGCCACGCCGCGCCGCCCCAGCGCGCCAACACTTGCTTCATTGTGAATGATATACATGATGCTTTGAACATAGCCGATTCGTCGGCCGGAGGGAAGCCCGCCAAGCCCCGGACAGCCGTTTTTTTCTACAGCATTTACCACTTGAAATGTTCGTTTGCGGCAGGAAAAGCCCGTCTACCCGCATTTCGCGACAAGGATTCGCAGACCAATTCTTGCGCCGAGCGTTGCATGCGTAACGACACGGTTACATCGCCGCAATCACTGTCGCCTTCGCAGGCAAGCTCTGCCTGCTTATGGATAGCGCGCAAAGCCGTTGGCTCATTCTATTCGTGAACTGCTCTAAAAGGGCACTTGCCCGGCGCGGGCAAGGCGGCTAGCATGACAGGCATGGAACAATCGCAAGCTGTCCCTCCCCTCTCCAATCAGCTCCCGGCTTGGCTGGACTATTTACTGGCGCAGCGCGGTCTTTCGCCCCGGACAGTGGAATCCTACGGTCAGGATCTGGAAAGTTTTTTTCTGTTTGAAGAAGAACTGGCCCAAAGCGGCGGCAGTGCCTCCTGCCCGGACGAGCAGGAAATTTTTTTGTATCTGGCCTGGCTGCGGTCCAGAGGCAACACCGGGCGCACGTTGGCCCGCCGCCTTTCCGCCCTGAGGGCGTTCTTCGCCTTTGCCGTGGAGGAAGGAGCCCTGAAAGCCAATCCAGCGCTTTTACTGGAAAATCCCAAGCTACCCCAGCATCTGCCGGAAGTGCTCAGCCGCGAGGAAATGGAAAAACTGCTGGCACTGCCGGATATGGACGAAAAAAGCGGCCGACGCGACCGTTGCATGCTGGAGATGCTCTATGCCGCCGGTCTGCGGGTGTCGGAACTCTGCAATCTGAGTGTGGCCGACCTGGATCTGCAACGGGGACTGGTACGCATATTCGGCAAGGGGGCCAAAGAACGTCTGGTGCCCCTGCATGACATGATCCAGGCTCTGCTGGACGACTATCTGCGCTCCTGGCGGCCGCTGTTTTCCCCCGGCGGCAACCAGCTTTTCGTCAACCGTTCAGGCCGGGCTCTGAGCCGTCAGTATATCTGGAAAATGGTCAAGAAATACACCCTGCTGGCGGGTATCCGTCGAGCAGTCTCTCCCCATACCTTCCGGCATTCCTTTGCCACACACCTGCTGGAAGGCGGCGCGGACCTGCGCGCGGTGCAGCTCCTGCTCGGGCACGCGGACATCAGCGCCACGGAAATCTATACCCATGTCCAGGCGGAACGCCTGCGCGGCATTCATCATCAATTCCATCCCCGGAGCCAGCTGTGAGCGCCGCTACGGCCACTTTGATCACCTGTCACGCCAATGCCGACTTCGACGCCTTTGCGGCCATGCTGGCCGCGCGGCATCTCTATGCGCCCTGCATGCTTCTTTTCCCCGGCAGCCAGGAGCGTGGCCTGCAAAAAGTATACGCCAATCTGAACCCCGTCGCCTATGGCTTTGCCGAGGCCGCCGACCTGCGCTGGGAGGATTTCGACCGGCTGGTACTGGTGGACACCCGCCAGCGCAGCCGTGTGGGGCATGTGGCCCCCCTGCTGGAGCGACCCGGCATACGCATCGAAGCATGGGATCACCACCCCGACTCGCCGGACGATATCGCGGCGGATGCGGTGCATCTGGCCCAGGTGGGCGCGGTGACCAGCCTGCTGGTCCAGAACCTGGAGACGCAAAACGTCCGTCTGGGTAGCGACGAGGCCACGCTGCTGGGGCTGGGCATTTACGGAGACACGGGTTCGTTCACCTACTCCTCCACCACGGCGGAAGATTTTCAGGCCGCGGCCTGGCTGCTCGGCCAGGGCATGGACGTCAATCAGATCAATGAGATGGCGGCCCATGAGTTGACCAGCCTGCACATCCAGGCCTTGAACAGCCTGCTGGAATCGGCGCGTACCTATACCATCAACAATACGCCTGTGGTCCTGGCCGAAGCCTCCATGGAACACTACCTGGGGGACTTCGCCTATCTGGCCCACCGGCTGATGGAAATGGAAAAATTTTCTGTCCTGTTCGCCATCGGGATCATGGGCGACCGCATCCAGGTGGTGGCGCGCAGCCGCAGCGACGCGGTGAACGTGGGCGACATCTGCGCGGAACTGGGCGGCGGCGGCCATGCCTATGCGGCATCGGCCTCCGTCCGTTCCATGACCATCAATGAAGTGCGCGAAACCATTTTGCGCCGTCTGTACGATCAGGCCAATCCGGACAAAACGGCGCGCGAATACATGTCCGCGCCTGCGGTGGGCATTGAATCCGCCTCCAGCATTCAGGAGGCCGACGAGCTGATGCTCCACTTCGGTCTCAAGGCCGTGCCGGTGTTTAGACCGGGCACGCGTTCCTGTGTGGGCCTGCTGGATGCCCAGACCGCTTCCCGGGCCAGCGCTCACGGCCTGGGCGACTCGCCGGTGGAGGACTATATGCAGCGTCGGGTGCGCACCCTGCCGCCCGACGCCAGCCTGAAGGAGCTCACCGCGGTCATCGTGGACGCGCGCCAGCGCCTGGTGCCCATTGTGGAAGGTGAAAAAGTGGTGGGCGTGGTCACCCGCACGGACCTGATCAACGTCTTTGCCGACGAGCCGGGCCGCCTGCTGGACCGCAAAAGCCAGAACAGCAAGGAACGCAATATCGGCAAGCTCATCCAGGACCGCCTGCCGGCTGAAATCCGGGAGCTTCTGCATCTGGCCGGGCAATTGGGCAGAAAACTGGGCCTGCCGGTCTATGCTGTGGGCGGTTTTGTACGGGACCTGCTGCTGGACAGGCCCAATCAGGACATCGACCTGGTGGTGGAGGGCAACGGCATCGCACTGGCCAAGGCCCTGGCGGCTGAATTGAACGGCCGGGTGCGCGAGCATCAGAAATTCCTGACCTCTGTGGTCATCTTCCACGACAGCAAGGGCATTGAGTCGCGCATCGACGTGGCCACGGCCCGGCTGGAATATTATGAATACCCGGCGGCCCTGCCCACGGTGGAACTCTCCTCCATCAAGATGGATCTCTTCCGACGAGATTTTACCATCAACGCCCTGGCCGTGCGTCTGGACAGCACGCCCTTCGGCCAGCTGGTGGATTTTTTCGGAGGCCAGCGCGACATCAAGGAGCGCGTCATCCGCGTGTTGCACACCTTGAGCTTTGTGGAGGACCCCACCCGCTGCCTCAGGGCCGTGCGCTTTGAGCAGCGCTATAAGTTCCGCATCGGCCCGGGAGCGGAAAAGCTGATCAAGAACGCCCTGTCCCTCAAGCTCATGGACCGTCTCTCCGGGGCGCGCCTGTTCAACGAATATCAGCATATCTGCGATGAGGAGGATCCTCCGGCCTGTTTTTCCCGCCTGGACGAACTGTGCATTTTGCAGGCCATTGCGCCCCAGCTCGGCCTGACGCCCAACAGGCGGAATCTTTTGCACCGCCTGAAGGAAATGCTTACCTGGTACCGTCTGCTCTATTTCGATGAAACCGCGCAGGCCTGGCTGGTCTATTTTCTGGGGCTCAACCTTAACATGAACTATGCGGACACTTCAGCCCATTACCTGCGGCTGGGTCTGCCGCAGGTAAAGAAGGCCGAAATCCTGGGGCAGCGTGAACAGATGCGCGCCGTGCGCGGCAAACTGGAGGCCTGGCAGCGCCAGGACGACATGGGCACGGCCAAAGTCAGCGCCCTGTGCGCCCTGTTGCGTCCCATTGCTCTGGAGTGCCTGCTGTATATCATGGCCTCCACGGACAATCCCGGCCTGCAGAAAAACCTCTCGCGCTACATCACCCAATGGCGGCGGGAAAGAGCCGACATCGGCGGTGCGGAACTGCGCCGTCTCGGGCTCGCGCCGGGGCCGCTGTATGGCCGCATTCTGAAAGCCGTACTTGTCGCCAAGCTGGACGGCGAAGCCCCCAACGTGGAAAGCCAGCTCAACCTGGCCCGCCGACTGGCGCAGAATGCGTCCGAAAACAACGATAAACGCCCGTGACCGGAGCATGTGCGAGCAATCAACGCTTGCTCCCTCCTCCCATACAGTGTATGCTAGTCTGGTCATGAAACAACTTTGGGCGCCTTGGCGCATTGAATACATCCTCGGACCCAAGCCCGATACCTGTGTTTTTTGTCTGCCCGATACCACGGACGAAGACGAGGAGCGGCTGGTGCTCTATCGCGGCACGCGGGCTTTTGTGATCATGAATAAATATCCCTATAACAACGGGCATATCATGGTCTGTCCGTACCGGCACATTATGGCTCTTGCCGATCTGGCCGCCGAGGAAACCCACGAAATCATGGATCTGATCCAGCGCTGCACGGTGATCCTCAAGGAGCACTTCAACTGCGAGGGCATCAATATAGGTCTCAATCAGGGCCAGGCCGCAGGCGCGGGCATCCGGGAGCATCTGCATTTTCATCTGGTGCCGCGCTGGAACGGAGATTCATCCTTTATGGCCGTATTTGATGAAGTACGTACCATGCCGGAACATCTCAGCCGCACCTATGCGGCTTTGCGGCCCTATTTCAGCCGCGACGGAAAAGAGGCCTGATCGTCTGCCTCCCCTTCGGTTGCCATCGGATGGAATTGAGCGCGGCGATAACACGAATGGATAGAGCTTCCGACGCGCCTGACAGCGCATTTGCATCTTAATCTGCTTACGATGTGCTCAGCGCTTTGCCGTCAGGCAAAGCGGTTTTCTCAAAATGCCTTGGTAGCGATTCACGCTTGAAATGAGTGAATTGCCCTGGTGGTCGCGTGAGCGGACCCCGTGCCCAAGTGCGAGGAAGCGACCGGAGGCGACCTGACGTGCCCGTTAGCCCAAAGGGCTTACGGGCATTGATGGCAGCGATAAACCGCGTTTTAGCATTGCTGTCGGTATCCGTACGGCTCGAAGACTCGCCAACGGCTACCGCTTCCGCAGTACGCGGGCGGCGTAGAGTTTGAAGTGCGCAACATTTCAAACGCAAAATGCGGTAAAAGAATTTTGGGACAGCTTGTAGCCTCGAGGAGTATATCTATGCGGTATGTCAAGGTTCTGTTGCTCGCCATCCTTTTTTTCCTGGCTCTGGTCTTCTTTTTCCAGAACCAGAACGCCCTTTCCCAAAATCTGGTGCTGACGCTCAATCTTTTCTTCCTGCCACCCATGGCCTCCATTCCCCTGCCGTTCTATTTCCTGATCGTAGCGGCCTTTTTTGTGGGCGCCGTGCTGGCGCTCGCCTTCCTGGTCTGGGACAAGGTCAATCTTTCCGCGCGCCTTATGAAGAGCAAGTGGCGCGTCAGCAGCCTTGAGCGCGAAATGGAAAAACTGCGCAAGCAACTGGGCGCGGAAACCTCGCGCAGCTCGTTTTTGCGCAAGACGCAAAGTACTTCGCCCAATGCCGACAAGTCCGCAGGGGAAAACAAGCCCACAGCCGCGCCCAGTGCTCTGCCCGAAGACGTTCAGGCTCCTGATCCCGATAAAGCATAATTGATCCCGCCTGACCGCGCCCGGTCCCCCGGGCGCGGTTCTCTTTTTTATATGGTTTACGCGATGGCGCAAATAGGTTATCGTTTATAACTAAACGATTGCAACACCTTTTAGCGCAGCGTAACTACCATGCCAGAAACTCCCACCAAACTGACGCCCATGTTCGAACAATATATGCACATCAAGGCTGACTACCCTGATGCTTTGCTTTTTTATCGTATGGGCGATTTTTATGAATTGTTTTTCGATGATGCCGTGACTGCGGCGCGCGAATTACAGATCGCACTGACCAGCCGCAGCAAGGACAGCGAAAATCCTGTGCCCATGTGCGGCGTCCCCTGGCATGCCGTGCAGAGCTATGTAGCCCAGCTTATCGATAAGGGCTTCCACGTAGCCATCTGCGACCAGACCGAAGACCCCAAGGCCGCCAAGGGCCTGGTCAAACGGGCCGTCACCTGCGTGATCACGCCGGGCACGGTTCTGGAAGACGCCAATCTGAACACCAAAAGCCACAACTATCTGGGCGCGCTTTGCTACGATACGGGCCAAGGCCGGGGTGGTTTCGCCTGGGCGGACATTTCCACCGGGCAGTGGTCAGGCGTGGAGTTCAAACGTCAGGCAGAGCTCTGGCAATGGGCTCAGAAGCTGGCGCCGCGCGAACTTCTGGTGCCGGAAGGGCTGGAACTGCCGCCCCACTGCCTGCTGGAAGGTGTGCGCATGGTGCGCATGCCCGCCGCGCATTTTGACCTCAAACGCGCCACGGAGCGCACCCTCAGGGCACAGGGCGTACAGGAAGCCGGAGCGCTGGGTCTGCAAGGCAAAAACGAACTGATGCGTTCCTGCGGCGCGCTCTTGGTTTATCTGGATCAAACCCAGAAGCGCGATCCAGATCATCTCATGCCGTTTAAACCGCTGGACCTGAGCCGTCGCCTGCTGATCGACGAAGTGACCGAGCGCAACCTGGAAATCTTTACCCGCCTCAACGGCCGCAAGGGCAAGGGCACGTTACGCCACGTACTGGACGATACCATGACGCCCATGGGCGGCCGCTTTCTGGAAGACATGCTCCGCCATCCCTGGCGGGAGACCGGACCCATCGCGCGCATTCAGGAAGCCGTGGCCTTTTTCCATGACGACGACAACCGCCGCGCCGCATTGCGGGAAGCCCTGCGCGAAGTCTACGATCTGGAGCGCCTTTCCACCCGGATCAGTCTCAATCGCGGCGGCCCGCGTGATTTCATTGCCCTGCGCAACAGCCTCGCCGCCCTGCCCAAGGTCCATAACGCCCTGATCACAAGCACGGACGGCAGTTATGCCACGGAGGCCCAGTCTCTGGGGCACGAATTGCCGCAAAGCCTTTACCAGATAGTCAAAACCTGGGACCATCTGGAGGACTGCACAACCCTGCTGAGTGCGGCCCTGGTGGACAGCCCCCCCACCGTGATTACCGACGGCGGTTTGTTCAAAAGCGGTTATAATGCCGAGTTGGACAAACTGCTGGATCTTGTGGAGCATGGCGAACAAAAACTTCAAGAGTTACTTGAAGAAGAGCAGAAAAAAACCGGCATCGCCAAGTTAAAAATGGGCTATAACCGTGTATTCGGTTATTATTACGAAGTAACGCGGGCTTCCCATTCGGGCCCAATGCCGGAACATTTCATCCGCCGCCAGACCCTGGCCAATGCGGAACGCTTCACCACCGTGCAACTCAAGGAACTGGAAGAAGAGCTGCTTTCCGCCGCGGACAAGCGTAAGAGTCTGGAATACAAAATGTTCCAGGATCTGCGGGAGCATATGGCTCGTCAGCGCGAGCGTATCGTGCACATGGCGGATCTGGTGGCCCAGCTGGATTACTGGCAAAGCCTTGCCCAGGTGGGACGGCAGAACAACTGGTGCCGTCCCCGGCTCACGGACAGCGCGCATCTGGACATCCGCGAAGGTCGCCATCCGGTGGTGGAAGGCATGCTGGGCAGCGCCAACTTTGTGCCCAATAATTTCCGTCTGGACCAGAAGCGCCGCCTCTGCCTGTTGACCGGCCCCAATATGGCGGGCAAGTCCACGGTGCTGCGGCAGGTTGCCATTATTTGCCTGCTGGCCCAGATGGGTTCCATGGTCCCGGCGGCCGAGGCCACGCTGGGGCTGGTGGACCGTCTCTTTTCCCGCGTGGGCGCTTCGGATAATCTGGCCCAGGGTCAGAGCACATTCATGGTCGAGATGATGGAAACCGCGCGCATTCTGCGCCAGGCCACCCGGCGCAGCCTGGTCATTCTGGACGAAATCGGGCGCGGCACCAGCACCTATGACGGCGTGGCCCTGGCCTGGGCCGTTGTGGAGGATCTGGCCAGGCGCGCCGGCGGCGAACTGCGCACGCTTTTCGCCACGCACTACCATGAGCTCACGGCGCTGGAGGGACGCATTCCCGGCGTTTTCACCATGAATATCGCCATTCGCGAGTACAACAACGACATTCTGTTCCTGCATAAGCTGGTGCCCGGCCCGTCGGACCGCAGTTACGGCGTGGAGGTGGCGCGTTTGGCGGGCGTGCCCGTCCCCGTGGTGCAGCGGGCCAGGACCATCCTGGCCGGTCTGGAGCGGGGCCGCGAAGGCTCGCGTAAAGCCGTGTCCGTGGCGTCCATGTCCCTGCCCGGCCTGGATCTGCCTAAAGCGAAAACGGAAGCTGACGCCGATCTGCCGGAGATCAATGCCGCGCCGCCCGCAGCGGAACATCCTCTGGTGCGCTTGTTGTACGATCTCACGCCGGAGACGCTCAGCCCGCTGGACGCGCTCAAACTTCTGATGGAATGGAAAAGCCTCTGGGGCACGGAGCCGGATACGGATGCCAATGACGGCGATCAGAACGAGGAAGCATGAGCGACGCCAATCCCTGGTCGGTCATTCAGTTCATCGCTGAAAAGCGTATTGAAGAGGCGCAGGCCAAGGGAGAATTCGACAATCTCCCCGGCCGGGGCAGGCCTCTGGAATTGGAGGATATGAGCCATGTGCCCGAGGAATTGCGCATGGCCTATAAAATCCTGCGCAATGCGGGCTGTCTGCCGCCGGAACTGGCCGAGCGCAAGGAGATCAGCCGCCTTGTGGATATGCTGGAACAGTGCGAGGATGAGCAGGAACGCGTGCGCCAGATGCAGAAACTGCGCTTCATGATCCAACAGGCCCGGATGCGCCGCCAGCACTCCATCCAGATTGAACAGGATGATCCCTACTATGCGCGTCTACTGAAGCGGATCACCGTTCTGAGCAAGCGGCATCAGAAGTAAGTGCACTTTGAAATCACTTCAGGGTCTGTAGTCCTTCGGACAACGGCTGCCGCATGCAGCGAGCGGGCAAAAAGGCATAGTGTCAGCAGACCCTAGTACAAATCCGCGTCTGCGGGCATGCGCTCCCAATAAATCCGGCCTTTTTTACGGTACTTGCGCAGCAGCACATAGACACTGCCCGGACCGCCGTCATGGGATTGCGCCGTGCAGAAAGCCAGCACCACCCGCTTGAAAGGATCCTGAGTCAGCCAGCTTTGCAGCTTTTCACGCAGCACGCCCATCCCGTCAGGCGAATTGCGGCCCCGCCCGGGCACCACCAGCACAGTGCGAAGCCCCTTGTACCAGCAGCCGCGCATGAAACCCCGCAGGGCTTCAAAAGCCTGCACGGCATTCAGGCCGTGCAGATCCAGATGCGCTTCCGGACTCAGCCCACCGGCACGCAGCTTGTTCATGATCATCTGATCCAGGCCCACCACATGCCCCTCCAGATATTCATCCGTAAAGGAAAGGGCGAACTCCAGCTTGCCGTCCATGAAATCCTGCAGACTCAGCTCGCCCTGCGGCGGCGGGGTGGTCGGTTGCGGTTCAGGGCTGACTTCGCGGCCCCGCGCCTGCAAGGGACGCACTTCTCCCATGACCCGCAAAAAAGCCAAGGCGTCAGCGTCGTCCGCGTTGGCGGTCGCCTGCTGCTGCGTCGCTTCCCCTGCCGCTTCCGGCTCCACAGGACCGGCCTGCTCTCCACAAACACGCTCTGGGGCAACAGATGTCCTTTGCGCGGCCTCGCCCGCAGCGGCCCGGTTCTCTTTACGGACCTTTTTGCGCCCACCGGCGTCAGGCAGGGAGCACTGTTCTTCCAGGCGGAAACCATGCGTGCCGCCTTTTCCTTTTTTACCTTCCCGCCGCACGCGACTCATGGCTTGCATGAACAGTTCAGTTTCTTCGGGATTCAGTGTGGCATCATCCACGTTATCCTGCGCTGCCCCCGCGTGCACCCGCTGTTTTCCCCGCCCTTTCTCCGGTCGCAAGACGCATTTTTTCGCTGCGGCGGCTTTTTTTCTGTCGGGAAAATTCTTGAGATCCAGAGCGCGGAAAGGATTTTCCGCAAAAATATCATTGTCGGACATGGCGATACCGGAGGACTTTCATAAATGGTAAAAAAAGCCGCGGCATGGCCGCGGCTCAACACTGTCGTCTGCAGAAAACTTATGGCGCTTTGGGGGCGTCAGCCGGTGCCTGGCCGCTCTGCGGAACCGCCGCAGGCTGCTGCGGCGCGGGAGCGACCTGCCCGGCATTCTGATCGGGCTTGGGCGCGGGAGTCACAGGCGCAGCCGGGGCCGGAGATGCGGGTTCCTCAATCTTGACGTTCAGAATGGTGGACTCGCTGCTGGGACGGGAACTCGTCACATAGGTGTAGCTCAAAGAGGTGATCATGAAAATGACGGCCATCAGCGTGGTAAGTTTGGCCAGAATGCCTCCCGCGCCGCCGCTGCCGAACACCGAGGTGTTGCCGCCGCCGAAAATAACGCCCATGCCTTCCTTACCCGATTGAAGCAGGACCAGAATAACCAGCAATACGCACACAATGATATGCAGCGTAAGAATAAGAGTCTGCACGAATTCCTCCTCACCACCCGGCACAACCCGGCGGCGCGCCAGAAAAAAGGATACACCGGCCTCACATCGCGCAAACGCCGCGCGACAACCCGGTAGTTGCGTATGCCCCGCCGTCAATCAACGAAGCCGTAATCAAAGCGTCCCGACCCAGCTGCTTCCGCCTGCGGGCAAACGCGGCGGGACGGGCGTTCACTACGATCCGATAATCTGCAGGAAACTTTGCGCCTCTAAAGAAGCGCCTCCTACCAGAAGACCGTCCACATTGTCAAGCCCGACCAAGGCGGAAGCATTGTCCGGTTTGACGCTGCCGCCATACAGAATGGGCAGTTCCGCAGCCGTTGCGCCGATCAGGTCCGTAAGCAGGGCGCGCAGAACAGCATGCGCCTCCTGTACCTCCACCGGGCCAGCGACCTTGCCCGTGCCGATAGCCCAGACAGGCTCATAGGCAAGGGCGAGCCGACCGGGCAACGTCCCGCGCAGGGCTTCCGGCAGAGGCTCCAGAGCCGTGGCAAGCTGGCGGGCAAGCACGTCCCTGAGTTGCCCCGCCTCACGCTCATGCAGCATTTCCCCCACGCAAAGCATGACCTTAAAGTCCTGCGTCAGGGCAAAAGCCGTCTTGCGGGCCACCAGCTCATCGCTTTCACCAAAGACATGGCGGCGTTCGGAATGACCGGCCAGAACCCATGTCGCGCCCGTATCACGCAGCATGTCCGCTGAGATCTCGCCGGTAAAGGCGCCCTGCTCCGCAGGATAAAAATTCTGGCCGCCCACAGCCAGATTTTTCTTGCCGGTAAAGGCCTCCGCCACGGCAGTTATGTCCGTGAACGGCGGAAACACCAGCACCAATCTGTCGTGAGGCGTTCCGTCAGCCAGAGCTTCGGCCAGTTCTCGAGCGGTTTGCGCGGCTTCAACACGGGTTTTGTACATCTTCCAGTTGGCGGCGATGATTTTTTGCATAACAGCACCTTTGGCTGGGATCATTCTTGCAGAAGGCAGACATAGATAAGCGCATCTTCGCCGGTATCCGTATAGTAACGCGGGCGCACGCCCACTTGGCGGAAACCGCTGCCCTGATACAGACCGATGGCCGCGTGATTGCCCACGCGCACCTCCAGCAGAACTTTTTGCATACCCATTTTGCGGGCCACTTGCAAGGCCATGCCCAGAATCCGTCGCCCGAAGCCCTTGCGGCGCTCTTCGGGCCTGACGGCCAGGTTGAGTATTTCCAGCTCGTCCAGGGTATGGTATACGGACGTATAGGCCAGCAGGTCCATACCCCGAAAAAGGCCGAAAGCCGCGAAAGCCGGTTGCTCAAATGCCGCGCGGCACTGCGCCTCGGACCAGGGCAGGGAAAAACAGCGCTGCTCAAGCTCCCGCATGGCCACGGCATGACGCGCGTCAAGGCGCTGGAAGGCTACCGGGACCGACGCGTCAGAAGAAACGGATGCATACATGGATCAAAGCCTTTATCCGGGATTGAAAAACGCCGCTTCTTTCCTGGAGGTGGTGGACGGGCGCAATGCGCCGCTCTGCATCATGGCTGAAAAAGACGTGCTGCGCCAGCGTCTGCGTCATCGCGCCACGGCCCTGCTGATCCGCGACAGCACGGGCCGGGCCTTACTGAGTTTCCGCGAGGGACAAGGCTGGGGCTTTTCGTCCTTTGCCATGTTGCGGGCCGGGCAATCTTTTGAAGAGTGCGCCCGCGACATGCTCCAGGAGGACTGGGGCGAGCAAGGCGGACGTTTATTGTCTCTGGGCCTCTGCCCGCCCTGCCGGGAAAGCCGCCAAGCCTTTGTGGCCCTGTTTGAAGCCCGCCTGCCCGCCGCCCTGGCCGTCCAAAAAGCCCTGGATCCGGACCGGAGCATGCTGCTGGACTATGATGAACTCAAGGGCCTGGGCGCGCATTTCGGCGATTTGCTCTCGCCGTTTATGCGGGTGGCCGTTCAGGGCGGCTACGTGCGCCCGCGCTGAACCTACAGCATTTCCCGTTTAATAATATTATACATTTCAAACTGTACGTCGCCCGCGTGCTGCGGAAGCGGCAGCCGTTGGCGAGGCTTCGTGCCGCAGGATACCGACAGGAATGCCTTCGATCGCATCCTTGCACGCGGGCACCAGAGCAATCCACATTTGAAATGAGTGAATTGCTCTAATTCCGGGAAGACTCAGGCCGTTTTTAGCAGAAGCGCCGCCATGGCGTCGTGCAGACGGCCGTTGCTGGCAAGAAGCGCTTCGCCGAAGCACAGAGGCTCATTGCGCAGATTGCTGACCCTGCCGCCCGCTTCTTCCACCAGAAGCCAGCCTGCCGCCATGTCCCAGGGCTTCAGGCCCGCCTCATAAAAGGCGTCCAGACGACCACAGGCCAGATAGGCCAGATC is a genomic window containing:
- the secG gene encoding preprotein translocase subunit SecG, whose translation is MQTLILTLHIIVCVLLVILVLLQSGKEGMGVIFGGGNTSVFGSGGAGGILAKLTTLMAVIFMITSLSYTYVTSSRPSSESTILNVKIEEPASPAPAAPVTPAPKPDQNAGQVAPAPQQPAAVPQSGQAPADAPKAP
- a CDS encoding Smr/MutS family protein, which produces MEPEAAGEATQQQATANADDADALAFLRVMGEVRPLQARGREVSPEPQPTTPPPQGELSLQDFMDGKLEFALSFTDEYLEGHVVGLDQMIMNKLRAGGLSPEAHLDLHGLNAVQAFEALRGFMRGCWYKGLRTVLVVPGRGRNSPDGMGVLREKLQSWLTQDPFKRVVLAFCTAQSHDGGPGSVYVLLRKYRKKGRIYWERMPADADLY
- the rimI gene encoding ribosomal protein S18-alanine N-acetyltransferase, with the protein product MYASVSSDASVPVAFQRLDARHAVAMRELEQRCFSLPWSEAQCRAAFEQPAFAAFGLFRGMDLLAYTSVYHTLDELEILNLAVRPEERRKGFGRRILGMALQVARKMGMQKVLLEVRVGNHAAIGLYQGSGFRQVGVRPRYYTDTGEDALIYVCLLQE
- the tpiA gene encoding triose-phosphate isomerase; translation: MQKIIAANWKMYKTRVEAAQTARELAEALADGTPHDRLVLVFPPFTDITAVAEAFTGKKNLAVGGQNFYPAEQGAFTGEISADMLRDTGATWVLAGHSERRHVFGESDELVARKTAFALTQDFKVMLCVGEMLHEREAGQLRDVLARQLATALEPLPEALRGTLPGRLALAYEPVWAIGTGKVAGPVEVQEAHAVLRALLTDLIGATAAELPILYGGSVKPDNASALVGLDNVDGLLVGGASLEAQSFLQIIGS